The Stigmatopora argus isolate UIUO_Sarg chromosome 1, RoL_Sarg_1.0, whole genome shotgun sequence genome segment tacacgtgttttaccctggctccgccgtctattgctgttatggatatattaacagttatataaactgcagaGTTATTACAGTGGTAGTAGACGGAAGCCCCTCTAAAGGGTTGTCACATTGAGGGTGGTGAGAATGAGAAAGAAATGCAAATACAATGTGTGCAACAgaaaaaataaagcaatgttGAAAATGTAAGTCACAGGTGACACCAATTCTCACCTTTTGTTCTGGTTATTTTCTCTTACAGATGTTTGCCTCTCCACATCGTATTCTGGCCCCGGCGAGCATAAAGGACTGAATTGAGGGGAGTCTTGCACAGACTGCGATCGTGGCCTCTGACTGGCGCTATCCGAGTCATCTGAATATCAAGATATGATGGCACAGAATCATGGTCTGATCAGGATTCTTTGAAAAGATATGTTGCCAAGCTCACCATCTTCCAACGGCAGGCTTGACAAGGAGCTACAGTCGGATTGCAAGAGTTCATCTGGACAAAGAGAAATATATTAATGAATACAGACTAATCGGGAATGTTACTTGCACTTGTTACCAGCAATGATGACTGATGCCCGCTGGGTTGGCCTTTTTCCCTTCTTGATTCGGTAATGATTCATCTCATTCTCAATCTGCTGGAGTTTGTGCATTGCATCCAAACAgtttctcctcctcttcttcttgacTGTCTTACACAGTTCAGGCTCATTCGCTAGTTTTTTAGCGGCCTCCACAATTTTCTGCTGGAGGGCAAATCTGCTCTCCAGATTTCTCAGGATAGGATCCTGCAGTTCAATCAAGAAAGGAACATACTATAAACACACAGATATGTTCACCATTCTTCTGTTTGGAATTGTTATTAACCCTTTCATGGATGGAtgattatttgtctttttattttcttaaatgtttatatttacaggggtctcaaacagcTCGTGAGTCAGTATTTTGCGGCCGCAATTTGAATGGCTTgtgcatctccttgtgccctgcgattggctggccactaattcagggtgcccccacctagtgcccacagttggctgtgataggctccagcaccccctgacccttgtgaggtcACGAGGAATAAATTTTACATATAAAAAGactgcaaaaagaaaagagaatgcCAAAAAAGCCAGaagtatttaaattaaaaatataattaaaaattacatttttccaaTGAAACAGATGTtaataaattgatataaaaagaataacatgaagtcaaataaatgtgtatttttctctggaaatttcatttattttccctctatttttgtcacgttttgttggggtcTTGAGTAGAGGTGTGGGTGTGCGTGTTCCCCTTGTGTGTGCTCACCTGTTATCCCTCCTGGTTTTCCATTCCTCCCAAAACCACCTGTTTTGTGCTTATAATTAGTTTGTGTGACGTCTATTTAACGGGACTGTTTCGTGACGTCAGCGTGGGAGTATCTCGTTTACTTCGTGTTTCCACAGTACCcgtaagtcatgtttttgcctACTCGTCATTTTCCgttttttccctgtttattttgtcacttttgtattTTGGGAGGGACGGAAAACCAGGAAGGACACGAGATAAGACGTACAAATCACCCAGACAGCACGCACaaggagaacacgcaaacacacacacaccccttcaccccaacaaaacgtgatAATTTTATATCTCTCGTGTATGTATTGTGTATTATAGTTTAACTCTGGCTGGAATTGTTGTCAATAGACATCCATTACATTTTAACTGAAAGCAGATGGAAAATATCGAATGATCTCTTCCAGACCCtaccagttaaaatgaattggacattggTTGGTGTAAAAGAATGTTTTTAAtatcaatttccctcttttattAAGCACCACAACAGAGTGGCGTGGTTAACTGGCAGAGTTGTCATTCTCCAATCCAGAGGTTTGATTTCTCGTATCTGGTGACCTTGCCTAAGTATCTAGGAGCGTGATACTGAACCCCATGTTGCTCTTGATGCTGTGTAATCATCAGTAGGTAAATGAGCCTTGAAGGTGGAAACGACCTATACAAGTGTCATTCCAGTTACAACACATACTCTGTGATCttagctggcagtgaatgagttaacctCATGACAACTTTTGAAAAGATGTCCACGCCGGTGAGGACTTGAATGAAACGCGAATACTAAAAAGCCATTTTCCCAAAAAGAGAGTTATGTGTATATTAATTAAAGGGAGAAACAAACCTCATTGTAAGGGAAAAGGTCATCCAACTTGAAAGCGGTGCCAACTCGCCGTCTAACCTGTGGTGGCCGTTCATCTGAAGACAAGGGGTACTCCTTGGGTAGTTTGCCAATAAGTTCCTGACAATAACAAAAACTTCAAATTAATGCAGATACAAAAACTATCCATTCCACTGCTACTACACTGCTTAATCAAACTCGAAACGGGACGACGAATAAAAGTTAATCTAATCTGAAACCTGCCatcaaatacattattttaataaaatgcaACTAAAGAAAATTACATGGAATTtattgtaagattatatcagtttttgtgagtataaaagcatcgttctcatacaatttatgaatggctgacatgtcagcatatacactcaactgtctgactgaataatcaatcttagtcttgtgattgggttgacatgtcagcacaaatactagactgtccgacactgatcaattactttttgccctgcaaatgactgaaacgtatctgttcaaagtcctgctgacaactgtcagttttgcctgtatatcagactcactcactggtcattcagtgagagctccaaggacaacagactgtgagcgatcacgctgtttgagctctccccatttctgcagtccagtaataaacttatttcctttaaattggtctcactctttcttaacctgctccttaagttgtttttcagatccatcatttatcattaaaaatattttgaatttgaaaaaaaaaaacttttcgaTAGGACGgcccggtgacgcgagtggatagcacgtcagcctcacagctctggggtcctggattcaaatccagatcatgtccatccgtgtggagtttgcatgttctactccggtttcctcccacattccaaaatgtggttctccgtctccttgtgccctgcgatcggcctgccaccgattcagggtgtcccccgcctgtggcccgcagacagctgggataggctccagcactgttccctctaaactgcgcgcgtgcgcaattgcgcagtaCTCTCGTGCTCTCTGCGCACAAGAAAATCTATCCAGCGCACAAACAACACCAACATAACATATTaattaatatctaatattagACTTAGTCTAATTAATTCGCacaataatattgttttttttttgtttctcactcagtgagtgacagtgtccactgtccagccaatgatacgATACGGTTCACTTACGGTACGAAGCCAATCACGGCATTGACGGGGCGTGCGTCTGGACCCTGCCCATATGCGCTGTGCAGGTtagctcccctacttacgaacattcaacttacgaacaacggtacatacgaacatgtctgcaaattgcgtttaagtcgaaaaatgttcgtaagtccaattttgtatttttttccgagtagtgcttctttccgccgctaataccgacgcctggcgctgtgagggctcagctcacccagcatctaccttcttcgttgcaatgcggaagtgcgtgaacgtatctccagtgggcaaagaacctttttcatttgtatcattaaatatctcgtgcatccattattgaatattattggtaaaaagcgaaatgcttctattgagggagttgcaaggaagaggcaagccatttcatttgaaacgagtggcaataataacgaagcttgatgcgcgtgagagtggtgagcgttgcacattcagtaccatttataaacagaaagatcgagcagcaggacccaaatattgaacgttgcacaaagtttgcaaatcaattgaatgatgccatacagtgctaccgcatcatttatgatgaaaaaaagaagaaaactgtgcaatcgtcgttagatcgcttctttcggccagtttctaatacataaatctctctctctctatacagtactgtacatattctctccattttgttaaatgtttttttcagtacaaaccaatgcgtgttacttatacaagccttaaacatacaaatgcacttatataaaccttcaatatacttatataggccttaaacataaattataatacaaaatatagcactgaatcaacttacaaacaaattcaacttatgaacaatcgctcggaacctaactcgttcgtaagtaggggagtgtctgtactaaTACAAACCCCGTATCATGGCGAAAcgaacaggcagcgacacatccACTTGCCAAGccacagtaaaaaaagaaatgcaattcttttaagatggaatggttgtCGGAGCAAGCGACAATAGAAGaaaaagcggtgaaattgggtgatattttttctttttcaagtgaGAAAGGTCTACTCTGCAAAATATGCAGAGATGCCAAAGTTGCAAGTGAGTTTTCAGATGGAAAAATGTGGATTGAATGGAAGATGGACTATCTCAGGCGTCACATTCAgcataaaagtcatttaaaagctGTCGAAATTTTACGAAGACTCAAGATGGGACAGGGGATTGGTACATTATTGCGGGAGAGCGCAAAAGACCGAGGGAAAAGGAACGAGCTGTCACACATAACAAAATCGGACCGTGAACAAGTTAAAGTTCTCATTGACAATATTTTACTTGCcatcaaaatgaatgcatcaaTGCTGTCAGTTCAAGAAATCCACGATCACATGGCAAAGTATGTGAGTACGTATACCAGAAAGCTGGCGAAGCAAAAACTATGCCTTTGAATTTGTGAACTAAATCAATGAGATAGTGCAGAATCTCATGCAGTATTAAAAATGCACCCTGACATACCCTGATAGTAGATGAGAGCACAGACATATCAGTACACAAAATGCTAGtcatatatattaaatacagGGAGGAAAATGATGTTAACTACAAAACTGTGTTTGGTGGCATCATCCAGCTGACAGCATGCACTGCTCAGGATATTGTGCAAAGAATAACTCAGTTTTACTCCAAACATGGACTGGACATGCAGAAAATGGTGATGCTGACCTCGGATGGTGCCTCAGTGATGCTAGGAAAACACAACGGAGTTGCAGCTTTGTTAAAGTGCCAAATACCACACTTAACTGAACAACATTGTGTGGCCCACAGAGAGGAGTGGGCATTGATGATGCCTGGAAAAATGTGCGTTCGATGCGAGATGTTGAAACTCTTCTTAGAACTGTCTATTCCACTTTCTCTCGGTCCGCTGTGAAGAGGGGCAAAATGGAGGACCTGGCAAAGATTCTTGATGAAGATGCACTCTCATTCAGGCCTCTGAACGAAGTTCGATGGCTGTCGCGGCACCAAGCTGTCAATGCTGTTCTGAGGAACTACACTGTGCTTACAGAATTCTGTAAAAGAGAAATCACCAATAACAGAGATCCAGTGGCAAGTTACTGCTACAAAAAGCTGAGTAATTCAAAATTCAAGGTTACTATCACTGCTCTGGGAGATGTTTTGGGTGAGCTAGCACAACTCTGCCTCACTTTACAAAGACGCAACCTGACTGTGATGGAAGGACACTGCTTTTCTAGAGCAAAAATTGAGAAGTTGCGTTCCCAATACTTGAAGAAGGATGTACAGTGAGTGGAGCGACCGTGTCAAAGAGGCAATGGGGACCTCATCAGCTGATGGCAGAAATACTGGTGAGATTACTCTTTTTATTAGTAAGCTGTGTGATCACATGGATGCTCGTTTTCCAGAGGATGAATTAAAGGAGTGGTCTGCATTTGATATTGAAACATTGAGCTCAGACATCAGTTTTGACTATGGATCAGCAGACATTGCCACATTGGCAAAGAAGTATGAGGCCATTCTCCACCACCCACTACAGTCTATGGAGACCATTAACAGTCAGTATGCTGAATGTAAGTACATAATGAAGTAGAAACTTAAACAGAGGTGAATCAGCACATTCTCAGATATGGTTGCTGCAACACTTAGATGTGAGGAGCTAAAGGAGATCTCACAGCTTGTGGATATTTGTGCTACATTTCAAGCTTCCAGTGCCGACTGTGAAAGAGGATTTAGTTTAATGAATCGTATCAAAACAAAATCCAGAAATCGTCTTGAAGTGACACATTTGGATCAGCTGATGGCCATAAAGTCCAAGCAAGAAGCAGACGAAGCCATCAACCTGGACAAAGTGTACAACCAttggagaagtgagaaggacagacgtgaaaaataaggtaaaatttaagccagatttgtgcatattctagtgacgTTTATTAAGATTTTGTCTTTacggatattaatcattacatgttGTTACTATtacatcatttatgggtagtagaaatgCCAAGAAAAACTGTGTAATTAGATATTTTACAGACAAAGTGTTACAGGAATTTGCACTGCATCACAAGCTACAGAACAAGTCATTGTGcaaaatgtgaatgttttaaTGTGACCAAAATGTTATGTCTGAAAGGTGTATATGTCTCATATCTTCCAGAACAGGACCCTCAGCCAGGCCAAAGCAGGACTCTTCCCATGGCCAAAGCAGGACTCTCACATACTGTATAACATTTGTACATcccatttttcagatttttgtcttttttttttaagtggaccaaattacttatttgaaaataaaaggtgcatatctgatgttgctcacagtagTCCTCTGTTTGCTCAGGGAGCTTGTGTGTATGCCCCagatacatgaaaaattagagggaacattgacatgcacctgctcatggcaggtgtgatactggtgtgtgcccatagcgagcaatgatgatgtcgctcacactggtactcagtgcgctcagggaggttgtctttctgctcagacaaacgaaaaattagagggaacattgggctccaggaccccccgtaaccctaatgaggataaagcggttcagaaaatgagatgggatgagatgagagaaaactCTTCAATACCCTGCAATTGGCCATCAATTTAGTGTgtgccctgcctggtgcctatagttggctgggatgggctccagcatccccgccACCCATGTGGGGATAattggtacggaaaatgaatgaaaatccaATTTTGGGTTTGATCAGATGTGGGCCCTtagtgtgtgaagtttgcatgttctccctgtgcttgcatgggttttctcccagtTCTCctgattcctcccacatcccaaacaaCACACATGGTAGGTTGGTGGAGAGCCGATCGCACCGCACAAGCCAagagacaactattcacactcgcactcaaactaagtggcaatttagagtgcccaatcagcctactatggatgtctttggaatgtgggaggaaaccggagtaccaggagaaaacccatatataacatgcaaactccatacaggtggactgacctggatttgaacccaagaccccagagctgaggaTGAAGTGCTAACCaatcaagccgccgggccgcccagggtaaattttctttctttattttaattttagatctgataaaagtaaataaaattgCTATCAATAGCTAGCGAATGAAATTTAAGGTTAAAAATGTAAGAAATATAAGCTAAGCAAAAAGGAAACTTGGTTTTTCTAAAGAAATCTCACCGCTTCCCGCAGGCAAATCTTCTTTAGTTCCTTTGTTTTCTTGGCCAAGATGTCATGAATATCCTGCTCTTTCTTTCTCAACTGAGCAAGTTTCTCTTTCTTCTGCTCCTCACTCATTTCCGAGTCAGCGGAACCTTGAAAATGTTGAACAATTTCAATAGCATACACtgtctttttaatgaatttacaTCAGTGGTCCATCCTTTAACCCTATATGTCTGAATTTACATTCAACAAAAATACTTCACATGCATTGGGGATGCAAATgcattgaaaataataataataacagaaaagcagcaaaaacacaaaacgagcaagagtggacggagctaccgccaccggctgccatgtgtgtatgtgtatatatgtgtatttgtatagatgtgtatgtgtataaatgtgtatgtgtatatatgtatgtgtatatatgtatgtgtatatatgtgtatgtgtatatatgtatatatatatatatatatatatatatatatatatatatatatatatatatatatattcctttttttaaaagcctttttatGATTTTAAGTTGGTATTTTCTGagcgggcggcccggcggctgagtagttagcgcgttgCCCTCACAGTGggcatcctgggttcaaatccaggtcggtccacctgtgtggagtttgcatgttctccccgggcctgcatgggttttctctgggtactccagtttcctcccacattccaaaaacatgcatggtaggctgattgggcactctaaattgcccccaggtttGAGTGtacgtgtgaatggttgtttgtctccttgtgccctgcgattggttggccaccaatccaggatgtcccccgcctctggcccgaagtcagctgggatagactccagcaccccccgcgaccttagtgaggacaaagcggttcagaaaacgagatgagatggTATGAGATTTTCTGAGCTTTACCTGTAATTttctaattcattttctgtatttagTATTTTATCTAATTATACATACTTATGCATTCCTCCAATGTTTTATGTATACAGTATTAATTACATATAAATTCACGCATCAAGGGGTTGGTTCTTAAATAACTTCACATTTCTATTTGGGGAATTTAATAGGCTCAAGTTTGACTAACCTGTTGATACAAGACTCCCATTGCTTGCTGTGATGAAGTTATTTTTCAGAATAGACTCTCCCAATTTGTTCATCTTGCCCCCTGCATGTTCTGTGAGATCTATTACAATTTCCTGCAAGCTTTTGGAGGCTCCGAGTTTAGCCTAATGGAAAAAGGGTGTCGTATCAGGGGTTATTGGATGGATtcttttagtgattttttttcgtctATGATTCTAacttactttgctttgctttctgTCCAAGTAGAACTGGTGTTGACTAATAGCCATGATCCAAATAATTTTGATCAAAGAGTGGCTTGCATACCATGTGTGGAGGAGTAGGCCAGTTTGTCCAAAAGTGCGCTTTGTTACCGCTCTCCTAAATCAGTAAGACAACAGTTGTTAATTActgacctccaatccatttgaagtgggacgtTTGGCAGCGCTGACAAcacttccacttcaaatgggttggatgtctatcgccatcaatgacagTGAAAGTCAACTCATTTGGCTTTTTCAGGATGAAAAAAACCTGATGACGGCTCACCTGTGCGGATCATTAACCTCCACTGCAAATTTTTTCTCCCTGAAGTACAAATTTTCCAGTTGCTTCCACTGATAAAGCTTGTGGTGACAATAGAAAAACAACATTGGGAATAAGCATCACTCATACTGTGATATGGTATTTTagcaaatacaaacaaatacatcatgtttctctctctgttaTAAGAATTCTTGTAAGCAATCCATTTTTTATGTTGAATCATTGTTGGATAGAACATTTCACTTGATTCAAATTGCAAAACCAAGAAAAGGCACAATCAAATAATGACCAAAAGACCATTTCTAAATGGTggcatttcccccccaaattgTAGTCAGGCAGAAGTAAATTTTTAATCTACTTGTGCCTGTGTAAACACAAATTTGCTGGTGATTTTGATAGTTTCAAAAAGaaagattaaattaattttgtcGTTGTTGCTAAAAATATACTGTAAGTGACCTTGCTGTAAAAAGCATGTGTGCACAAAATGTAGTTAAGTAAGCAAATTGCAAATTTCAATACCTCTGGTAATAGAGAAAATCATGTTTAATGACAAAGAAATGACGCTGCCTACGGGCGCACCCATTTTGTGACGTcagtcacacactcacacacacttatTGATTGGAACACAGGTGATAATGACGTATTGAGGGAAGGCAGGCAATTTGAGATACTGAAATTTTATAAGCTAAAATAGTTTTGGCCATTGATAAAATGTTTGCACCCTTGTTGGGATGCCATTTCATGGGAACTCTAGATTTCATGTGCATTTTTATCCATTACAAGCAGAAGAGCCTGGTTGTTTGTACGCGTGTTGGTAATATGCATCCATCAGGTAACGGGGAACAGTTGGTTCGAGTGTATGATATTTCACTTAGTGGCCAATTCAGTGGTTTGATGGTGgtttgaaaatgttaaagtgatAGAGGATACCTatgccagtgtttcccaaccagtgtgccgtgagcgatgctcaggtgtgccgcgggaggttacaagaagtcatacatcgtaataatccaagagagaaatctccatattaagagattaaaatccaactattacaatggaaatataaaatcatagattgtacttgAACAAGATTCcaatcgtaatattatgagattaaagtctttttgttgcttctttttatgtaaagtaaaccggaagctctttggttttccaggcttcaacttttgtcgacgttaagtctgtgtgagcacaaaacggctcttctcgtaatttttggtggttgaagtaatattatgaggaaaaaaaatcgtaatattacgagatttaagtcattttcctgtttttacggtacgtgaacggaagttgtttggattcaagggcatcaacttttggcgacgtaaagtctctgtgagcacattactttttgcgtaatattggaagaaaaagtcaaaaaaaaaaaataaagttaaaaaatgttgcattaatGATTTtcagtcgaactgaaagctgtggggtctgcggacatcaactttgatgacatTAGATTGGTGTGAAAAAGTTTGGAATAAATTTGGGGGGATTACTTAAATCCTGTTAATAAAACCTTGATGAGAACAACTtcataatgttaatataggcgacatagttttaaattagaagattttaagttagtggtgtcccttgagattttttcaatacaaaaaagtgtgccgcagctcaaaaaaggttgggaaacactgacctatgtaatccattccaaatcgatTGTCACGCTGAaatcgcacaagacgaatcatttgtcagaatttGTAACTCGGaagattcacaatgcacttctGTTACCGGATTTGtctggtttacagtgcagtagAATCAAATATGGAAGCAAGATGCGGAAgctgtagcgatggtgtgaattttcaaaacatttaaattggaaatttggtacttttccgaaatgttgctttaaacaaaattaagtgacgatttttggggatttccggaagttagggaggttgtcaggagtgtGCGTTACTTGTCcaggtaaactccggaaattccagagaagttggcagctctgacatCATTTAGAAATGGCATGGCTGGCATTGACTGTTTCGCTGCCTTTGAGTTTGGTTTTccatatttatttgagtataacgcaAACCCGTGTAACGCGCACCTATTATTTGTGACTAAAATttggtatatttttttatttttattttttcagctcacaccaaggattgcaccagtactggtaactggcaaatactgaacacatgtcgccatgacaaaacatttattcacaacatatggtatggaaacctggtCAAACAAACTtctaccaatatgaacacaaatctcaaatggaatttactattttaatttttttaagtctaattcatcatcctaatatttaaaaattttcaaagtctgattgatCATAATCAATTTcgccaaacaattgattccattcttcttgagcaaggTTAGCGCTCCCTGGGCAGACTCGTTTCCCtggtgcaacttttttttttaaatgtacaaccCTATATTATCCTATAAACTTGCCAATGCTATTTGGAGAGGACtagcttttgtaaaagaaggtagattgtcgccatctggcggacaaagacagatTCTATGTCTCCCATTTTACATAACAGCTccggaggggactttttcatcgGCAGAGGACAATGTTTCAGTGGGATTCGTGTATAATGCTtgctttgcttcagttttttggtacaaaattttgcacgttatactcggataaatatttaataagggaaggacatattaatgaacatattcctattcatgttaatgaacatatatatgtaaacatgtaagattgtagccgagggctaatttccatctttgacAACACTAGATGTCCCATCTAATTTGGAGCAGTGATCATTTAGGTGACTGCCAGTctacccagtcaaaatggattggcagcCTATGAATTAAAACGGTAGCACTAAAGGTCATCAGAGTGGGATGTAACACAATTCAGGTATTTAGAAGGG includes the following:
- the frmd4bb gene encoding FERM domain-containing protein 4B isoform X4; this encodes MTEGRLCQVQLLDDRKLELLVQPKLLSYELVDLVSSHFNLKEKEFFGLAFFSDNGQCKWLQMDRRVLDHDFVKKHGSIALNFLVRFYVESITQLKDMITVELFFLNAKSIVYHEIIEVESENVFKLAAIALQESKGDYTSDDATRADLKKLPTLPTKVLKEHPSLAYCEDRVIDYYKQLRGISRGQAIVQYLTLVESLTTYGVHYYEVKDKQGIPWWLGISYKGIGQYDLQDKLKPRKLYQWKQLENLYFREKKFAVEVNDPHRRAVTKRTFGQTGLLLHTWYASHSLIKIIWIMAISQHQFYLDRKQSKAKLGASKSLQEIVIDLTEHAGGKMNKLGESILKNNFITASNGSLVSTGSADSEMSEEQKKEKLAQLRKKEQDIHDILAKKTKELKKICLREAELIGKLPKEYPLSSDERPPQVRRRVGTAFKLDDLFPYNEDPILRNLESRFALQQKIVEAAKKLANEPELCKTVKKKRRRNCLDAMHKLQQIENEMNHYRIKKGKRPTQRASVIIADELLQSDCSSLSSLPLEDDDSDSASQRPRSQSVQDSPQFSPLCSPGPEYDVERQTSVRENNQNKRNDVPHN
- the frmd4bb gene encoding FERM domain-containing protein 4B isoform X3; amino-acid sequence: MTEGRLCQVQLLDDRKLELLVQPKLLSYELVDLVSSHFNLKEKEFFGLAFFSDNGQCKWLQMDRRVLDHDFVKKHGSIALNFLVRFYVESITQLKDMITVELFFLNAKSIVYHEIIEVESENVFKLAAIALQESKGDYTSDDATRADLKKLPTLPTKVLKEHPSLAYCEDRVIDYYKQLRGISRGQAIVQYLTLVESLTTYGVHYYEVKDKQGIPWWLGISYKGIGQYDLQDKLKPRKLYQWKQLENLYFREKKFAVEVNDPHRRAVTKRTFGQTGLLLHTWYASHSLIKIIWIMAISQHQFYLDRKQSKAKLGASKSLQEIVIDLTEHAGGKMNKLGESILKNNFITASNGSLVSTGSADSEMSEEQKKEKLAQLRKKEQDIHDILAKKTKELKKICLREAELIGKLPKEYPLSSDERPPQVRRRVGTAFKLDDLFPYNEDPILRNLESRFALQQKIVEAAKKLANEPELCKTVKKKRRRNCLDAMHKLQQIENEMNHYRIKKGKRPTQRASVIIADELLQSDCSSLSSLPLEDDDSDSASQRPRSQSVQDSPQFSPLCSPGPEYDVERQTSVRENNQNKRVCRPSLALVRDPVGDVLLSATFSNIAYAPCSFKKHFNRYAILERHQTSGCQLFLYRHKSLFSIISKVLDIVMQVIYPIHIFVLGYLKEK